A genomic window from Engraulis encrasicolus isolate BLACKSEA-1 chromosome 14, IST_EnEncr_1.0, whole genome shotgun sequence includes:
- the agtrap gene encoding type-1 angiotensin II receptor-associated protein isoform X3: MEIPAINLKAIVVVHWLLTVWGCMAWLPPSYAWGNFTMLAVGVWAIAHRDSIDAVVMFLLGMVVSILTDIIHFGIFYPTAEALVERRDTFRFSVGMAILSLLLKPVSCFFVYQMYRERGGEYNVNFGKWNYYLETSVDSRCTTDSADSNFRRY, translated from the exons ATGGAAATACCAGCTATAAATCTCAAG GCAATTGTAGTGGTGCACTGGTTGCTGACTGTCTG GGGCTGCATGGCATGGCTCCCTCCATCCTACGCTTGGGGCAACTTCACCATGCTAGCTGTTGGTGTCTGGGCAATAGCACACAGAGACTCCATTGATGCAGTAGTAATG TTCCTTTTAGGCATGGTGGTGTCCATCTTGACCGATATCATCCACTTTGGCATCTTCTACCCCACGGCGGAGGCCCTGGTGGAGAGGAGGGACACCTTCCGCTTCAGCGTGGGCATGGCCATCCTCAGCCTGCTCCTCAAGCCCGTCTCCTGCTTCTTCGTCTACCAGATGTACCGGGAGAGGGGCGGCGAATACAACGTCAACTTCGGTAAGTGGAACTACT ATCTGGAGACCTCAGTGGACAGTCGCTGCACCACGGACAGTGCAGACAGCAATTTTCGTCGCTATTAG
- the agtrap gene encoding type-1 angiotensin II receptor-associated protein isoform X2, with translation MEIPAINLKAIVVVHWLLTVWGCMAWLPPSYAWGNFTMLAVGVWAIAHRDSIDAVVMFLLGMVVSILTDIIHFGIFYPTAEALVERRDTFRFSVGMAILSLLLKPVSCFFVYQMYRERGGEYNVNFGFPTVTRNRDAYQSIDQQEQQSGGTANPFGQGETKPARSY, from the exons ATGGAAATACCAGCTATAAATCTCAAG GCAATTGTAGTGGTGCACTGGTTGCTGACTGTCTG GGGCTGCATGGCATGGCTCCCTCCATCCTACGCTTGGGGCAACTTCACCATGCTAGCTGTTGGTGTCTGGGCAATAGCACACAGAGACTCCATTGATGCAGTAGTAATG TTCCTTTTAGGCATGGTGGTGTCCATCTTGACCGATATCATCCACTTTGGCATCTTCTACCCCACGGCGGAGGCCCTGGTGGAGAGGAGGGACACCTTCCGCTTCAGCGTGGGCATGGCCATCCTCAGCCTGCTCCTCAAGCCCGTCTCCTGCTTCTTCGTCTACCAGATGTACCGGGAGAGGGGCGGCGAATACAACGTCAACTTCG GTTTCCCTACAGTGACACGCAATCGAGATGCCTACCAGTCAATTGACCAACAGGAGCAGCAGTCTGGTGGTACAGCCAACCCATTCGGCCAGGGAGAAACCAAACCAGCACGATCCTACTGA
- the agtrap gene encoding type-1 angiotensin II receptor-associated protein isoform X4, which produces MEIPAINLKAIVVVHWLLTVWGCMAWLPPSYAWGNFTMLAVGVWAIAHRDSIDAVVMFLLGMVVSILTDIIHFGIFYPTAEALVERRDTFRFSVGMAILSLLLKPVSCFFVYQMYRERGGEYNVNFDLETSVDSRCTTDSADSNFRRY; this is translated from the exons ATGGAAATACCAGCTATAAATCTCAAG GCAATTGTAGTGGTGCACTGGTTGCTGACTGTCTG GGGCTGCATGGCATGGCTCCCTCCATCCTACGCTTGGGGCAACTTCACCATGCTAGCTGTTGGTGTCTGGGCAATAGCACACAGAGACTCCATTGATGCAGTAGTAATG TTCCTTTTAGGCATGGTGGTGTCCATCTTGACCGATATCATCCACTTTGGCATCTTCTACCCCACGGCGGAGGCCCTGGTGGAGAGGAGGGACACCTTCCGCTTCAGCGTGGGCATGGCCATCCTCAGCCTGCTCCTCAAGCCCGTCTCCTGCTTCTTCGTCTACCAGATGTACCGGGAGAGGGGCGGCGAATACAACGTCAACTTCG ATCTGGAGACCTCAGTGGACAGTCGCTGCACCACGGACAGTGCAGACAGCAATTTTCGTCGCTATTAG
- the agtrap gene encoding type-1 angiotensin II receptor-associated protein isoform X1, whose amino-acid sequence MEIPAINLKAIVVVHWLLTVWGCMAWLPPSYAWGNFTMLAVGVWAIAHRDSIDAVVMFLLGMVVSILTDIIHFGIFYPTAEALVERRDTFRFSVGMAILSLLLKPVSCFFVYQMYRERGGEYNVNFGKWNYCFPTVTRNRDAYQSIDQQEQQSGGTANPFGQGETKPARSY is encoded by the exons ATGGAAATACCAGCTATAAATCTCAAG GCAATTGTAGTGGTGCACTGGTTGCTGACTGTCTG GGGCTGCATGGCATGGCTCCCTCCATCCTACGCTTGGGGCAACTTCACCATGCTAGCTGTTGGTGTCTGGGCAATAGCACACAGAGACTCCATTGATGCAGTAGTAATG TTCCTTTTAGGCATGGTGGTGTCCATCTTGACCGATATCATCCACTTTGGCATCTTCTACCCCACGGCGGAGGCCCTGGTGGAGAGGAGGGACACCTTCCGCTTCAGCGTGGGCATGGCCATCCTCAGCCTGCTCCTCAAGCCCGTCTCCTGCTTCTTCGTCTACCAGATGTACCGGGAGAGGGGCGGCGAATACAACGTCAACTTCGGTAAGTGGAACTACT GTTTCCCTACAGTGACACGCAATCGAGATGCCTACCAGTCAATTGACCAACAGGAGCAGCAGTCTGGTGGTACAGCCAACCCATTCGGCCAGGGAGAAACCAAACCAGCACGATCCTACTGA